CATGGCAACCTGTAGGGGAGATAAATAGCCAATAAGGTTCTGTGAGCACCAATGACATTTGATCTTTACCAAAGCCCACCTTGAGTTCTTTGATGTCAATTGTCCCAGTTCCATCTGTGTCAAACAGATCAAAAGCTTCCTTGATCTCCTGCTTCTGTTCCTCCGTCAGATCAGATTTGGAGCCTGGCTTTTTCTTTTGGCTCGCTGAGGCAGCAGTTTTCCGGTAATTTGTAGCCTAAGAAGCAGACATGATCAGAAATTACCCGAAGAAACGCCTTATGTCTAAAAGAACCAAGCTAGCTAGCGAAAGCTCTCGTTCGGCTAATGAATGAGACAAAAAATCAAGGCCTTTAAGactaaaatgaacataaaacatTGTGAACAGAGCAGACATGAGATATTAAACACTTCGGCATAGCTTTACCATTTAAAACCCCGAATCCACCAAAGAAGAAAACTTCAGCGTTGTGTTTGCTAATCAGATGTCAACAAAACATGCAGCAACGGTTGTATTTTTAACGGACACAGCCGGCAACCAATAGAAGGTAGGAAAAAACGGAATCTGGTCTTGTTAGCCAATCTGAAAGTAGCACGGGTGGGCTCTAAAAGTTTCCACCAATTGACttgagtctttttttgttgcccAGCAACTAGGGCATTTAACGCATGCGcattgtttctttgttgttttttttaagcccGCGCGTCCGGAAGAGAGCttagaacaaaacaaatggttcagacttaaaaaataaaggtaacggCTCGTTTTCATGAATAAAATTCGAACAGTTATGTCTTTTCAGAAAAGactgttttattgtatttcaggTATAAAACGGGTAACTTCattaataatactaataatggTAGCCTGCATGCGCCTTATCTGCAAAACGTCttaaatataaagtaaatattttatatttattttaaaagtggaCTTAGAATGATTTTGAACCAATGTGAATGTTGTAAAGTATGGAATTAGAGCATCACATTCTAGTTTTTATGTTAGTATACTGCATTAGGATTAAATCACAGTATTGTTCTCAATGGCCCACGATTTATTCAGATCAAATAAACAAGTAGGGCTTGAAAtcatgaaataaactttttgctTGTATCTCCGTGTTGTCTGACAGGTTCACTTTTTTGAGGCATGCCTTGAACTTCATGAATGTTCCAACATTCTTGTATTGAAGCTGACTGATCAGCTCTGTATGCAAAGCTCTATTTTTCCAGTTTCCACCTGTTTCCAGTCAAACTTAAGTCTGCACTGGTTGTTGACTGTGTCGTTTAACAATTCTTTCCTGAAcagatgttaaaatattttttttcattgaacaaatgtatttttattttgaataatgaCTTAAATATCACCAAACTTACTTTGTATGGACACAAATAGAAATACAGCTCCACATCATCACAGACTGTGGAAATGTGATGGTGTTCTTAAAGTAGTGGTTAATGTTTCATTGGCATGATACCAAACAATTATTCTAGCATCATTCCCTCTGAATATGCAAATTTGTtatcttattttctttcaaccAAGTTCTTACAGTGTGCTCCTAAACTTTGAGTCCTGATTCTAtacttttgagttttatttcttttattttgtatttccaaTTTTCAAGGCaatattgttttgaattttCTACACTGATTCATTATGCTtccatttttcacatttactgttttgtttggAGTTGCTTGTCCAGCACTCGTTTACTTTCTTGAAGAATTTTTAACCCATTTCATTGTTTCAAATGGCAGCTCTGATGTTGGGGCCTCGTTTCCTGTCAGTGGCCCAAGTGCAACAGCTCTCTGTGATCTGGAACCACTTCTTTAACTCCTGATTCATTTGCGTATTTACAGTAATTGTGCagatattagtttttatttttattttcctctacTTGATCTAAAGAAAAGTGATTATTGGCCATGGGCTGCATTATGATTGTTTAAGCTTTAGGTGTTGTACTTAACTCCATTTGTGAAGCAGACAATAGTTGGCTTATATTATTTTAGTATACCTGCTTATTTAGTATACCTACTTACCACCTGGAGATATTGCCTCCTGGCCAAATGCCGCAGTCATGTAGAGGTTACTGAAGTGTGACTCATCAACTTGACATATTTAGTATTAGTAATTAGTCCTTTCTTATGCTGATCTTTTTGTCCTGAGTTAAACTTTATGTTGAAAAGTACATTCCtgccaaataaaatgtaaagcatTGACCTAAACCCAACATTAATGTAAGGACGCCTATAATCTTTGGAAACTTATAGCATTCTCTAGAGCACaatgctaaaattaaaaactgtttaacctttttccacaaataatgttAAGCAGATTTACTATGTAAACAGATAATATTTGTTGACACTGAGTGTTTctgattcttttatttttcagtctggATAATGCTGGAAGGCGTAGTAATAAACAGTCGACAACATGTTGGACTCCAGAAACTCTCAGCACTTTCAGGAAGGATACGGTCCTCCGTTGGTCCGTTTAAAAACTACAAGTTCATCCAAGATGAATCGAGTGGGGACTCAGTTCTGGTGTGCTCATGCTTTCGTATCATTGAGAACCTGGAACCTGCATGCACGGTGGGTCAGCTGGTTTATGAGACTGTTCGAGCCCATCATCAGCAGTACCGCACAGGGTCTGGATGCTTGCTGTTTCTTGCAGGAGCTTGGAGCCATACTGCATTGGACAGCCTCCAGAGAGGCATTTCAGTTCAGCACATAATCACAGCTATGTCTGAGGGGATTGATATTTGCTTGGATGTTTGCAAgaaattttcagtttcattcaaGGACCTCACTGTAATGGAGAAATGCACTGCTGCACCTGGAGGTACAAAGAAAGCTTCTACCAACGTATCTAAAGAGATGGCAAACTTTCATGACAAGTGTCTAAGCAAGAGTGGACAAAGAAAGGTTAAGCTCAGCAGACATTTTTGTGGGACCAAGTCGGGAATGCTCTCCACAGTTCGGCATCCTGATCAGCCTGACATGATAGTCATTGCTGAGTCTTTGAGCCATGGTTGTGAAAAGGCTATGAAATTGGCAGTTGAAGCTGCTCAGATGCTGTTAAAGACAAACCAACAACGTATCAGCGATCCCttgtttgacatttcaaaaatgttaaccTGTCTTGTTTCTGGTTTACCAGAGGACTGCGCATGTGTTGTTGAAGGCTGCATTCTTCTTTTATCTGACGAGCAGGCTGTAGTTGCTCATATGGTAAAACAACAACCCCTGAAAGTTGCTCTTATTACTGGAGATCTGTCTCAGACCTACCGCCATCTGGGCTTCAAAAGCCTACCAGGTGAACAATGTGTGCGTGAGAACTTGGATTTGTCAGCTTCAAGCAAAGAGGATGAATGGGTGGATAAGGTTGTGAAACTACTCTTGAACCTGGAAGTGAAACTGATACTAACTGCTGGCCTTGTCAGCCAGAAGGTCATCCAGCACTGTTGTAGGCATCAGATTCTCGTGGTGGAAAAGGTCAACTCTTCTGTTTTGAAGACTATTGGCAGCTCAACTGGAGCTATTCCAGTAAACTATGCCACGCAGTTAACGGAGTCTTGTGTCGGTGATGGTGTTAATGTTGAGATCTGGAGGGACCTCAGCAGCTATGAGAGGAAATCTTTAACAGCTGTGAACATTTCCACTGGGAGGAATAGTGGGCTGGTCACAGTGGTTGTAACAAGTTGCGTACATGGCAAGCTGCAAGCTCTGGAGGACCAATTCTGGGCCTGTGCGTACCGTTTACACCATGCACTGAAAGATGGAGCCCTGTTGCCTGGTGCTGGAGGAACCGAGGTGCTTTGTGTTCATCAGCTACAAAAGCAAGCAGAACACAACAGAGTGAAAGACAGCAAAACTGGGTCAGCAGCTAACCTCTACAGAGGTCTCGTGCTACAACTCATGGCAGATGGTTTAATAGATTACATAACGGCTGTAATGGTTAACACAGGAAGGTGCTCAGCAGCCAATGCTAGGACTATTGTCAGCAAGCAACTGACGGAATTTCACAGAGATGAAATAAGCACAGGGAAGTTTTTGCAACTTGTTTCGCAGAGCAAAAGAGAGGATGCAGGTTTCTCAGCAGTGAAACCAGATGAAACACCGACTTTGAACATCTATGATAACTTGAGTGTGAAGCAGGAAGCTTGGAGGAAAGCTTTAGACCTAGTTTTTCTAGTTCTACAGACTGATGCAGAAATCATCACAGGAACTGGCCAAAAAAATGAGGGGAATCTGATGCTGCTTTGATtgttccaaaaacaaaataatttatttatttatttattggttttccAACTTTTGCAATTTGCcgtaaagttatttttttgttaaagtcaTGTTATATGAGTTTTCTTGTCATCAATAACACAGATAATATAGAGAGTGTTCTATCTATTCTCTACCACTAGGGAGAGACATaatcttcaaaaataaactttttgaaaacatttcagtgaccTGGGTTTTTCATTCAAAGTTGCAACATAGTCAGAGTAAACTTTTGAAATTGactaattattaattattctttaaaaaatttaaaaatccaagaggtggtggtgggggggggggttgttgtTAAATCTTTGCTTCTAAACGTCTAAATCAGTCCAGGGGTCAGCAATCTTTTAAACGTAAGTATCCATTCTTAACTCACCGGCCAGTCAAATAAAACTTGTTCAGAGCCGGAAATATcacatgacttttaaaaaatagataacTTTTAACTTTAGACAAATATTTACTGTAGAAaatttgttgttgcttttaatgaaacacaattttgttaataattgttaggatttaaaataaagattagcAAAAATGAGGATGGATTGTTTTGAGTGggatggaaaatgtaaaaaaacaaaatagcgCATAGATTCCAACCTAATAACAAGAATCCAGATCTAAAAAACATTGCAAGTGCTTTTAGTGTCATTCTTTGTGGAAATGCAATGCAAATATTGTgggaataaactgaaaaaatgttttaaaaaactgtgtttgttatatgtaaatttaaaaacattagctagttccttttcattttttagccAAAGTTATTCAGAGCCATTGTGAAAGGTCCAAATACCCATTTGCTGCTTCAAAGCTGtaggttgcagacccctgacCTAGACTCATTgaaattagtgaaataatctaataAAGATCTAATTACCTCAAAGCAATACTTTCAAGAGAATATTAGCTGATGTAAAagtattttggatatttaataaatgtatgcAAGTAAACACAATTACACCCTTGAAAGCTGCTAACTAGAAAGGGGACCTTTTAAGGAACACTCTTGAACTGTCTCATCAATGGTGATGTAATGTTATAGTATTGCCATTGTACGCAGAATTCCCCTTTTTGTATGTTAGACGTTTACGGTGGCAATGACATGCGTGTACTTCCATTTCCTGTGAGAGAGTCTCATGTGTGCTAAAATTAGCTCAGTGAAATAAAAAGCTTCCCCAGCTCCACCAGGGCATTGCTGTGTGGTGACAGTGACGAGGCAGACGAGTGAGACATGACAACCACAAGGCAATGACAGGGGAACTGGAATGGCACAGATCCGACCGACAGTTCAGAGCAACTCATCTATGCTTTATCTGAATATCTGGATTAGAgaagacttagacttagacttactttattatcattttgcatgcacagggtgtatacagaacgaaatttcgttgcatacggctcagaacaatgttttgaggttctaatgttatgaggttactccggaatataaatctaaatataaaatataaagtgcaggaatgacagtaaaatagaagttatttagctctgtacatgtgcaaggtatgaagtggagaccagtttttgagtgcagtccagttaagagttcagcagtctgatggcaagtgggaaaaagctgtttcggaaagaatataaaaccttaaaaattaaaacctgtttttctgATAATATTACTAATTATTGTGGTATTTATGTTAGAAGATTGCTCCAAGAATCCTCTCAGTTGTGAGGACCAGATACATCTGTCAGTCTGTCCAGGGGTCAGGTTTTTTAGGTTAAACCCAAACTCCAAGTGGATCTTATATGGCCAGAAATTAATTATGATGTTCATATCCACCTCACTGATTGAAACACAGAAGATAATCAGAGATGGGtaataactagttacatttacaaTACCAGAATTTGCACAAAGCTATATATGTcatctgatattttaaaatattaaatctgaGGTTTTGTTACGCAATACTTAGGTAGTCTTtttagaaaacacttttttactcttacttttTTAAGTTTGCAAAGTACATTTGAACCAGATTACCTGAGTGATCTGGAAgattgatacaacaacagcagaagcCATTCAGTGCcttataaactaacagaagtattttaaagtgtatCCTCTGAGcgacagggagccagtgtaaggactttggaactggggtgatgtgccCTGTCTTCCTGGTCCTAGTGAGAAcatgagcagcagcattctgtaTCAGCTGGAGCTGTCTCATAGATTCTTTAGGCATGCCTGTAAAGGGAATATTGCAGTACTGAATTCGACTGAAGATATAGCACATGGATGAGTAATcgtaaaactgtttttctggTGATCAAAGAccgactttgtaattgtctttatgtgtttcTGAAGGTTtaggtctgagtccatcactactccagATTTCAGGCCTTCTACTTTCTAGCCGTAatacacacatccacacactgATTTACTCTAAGCGTCTGCTCAGTCCTTGAATGGTTTCATAGTCACCTGTTGACATTGTAATGTAGAACTATGTCTCATCTTTACAGTAAGAGTAACTAGTCTTATTACTTGTTAAAATATGAGCCATCAGAAGCAAGTagatatgaaaatatttgtatttccaaactttctcattttctgaaagtTCTATTCTTCCATCCGTTTGTCCCTCCAATTACCATCCCGCCATCAATCCAAATTATATAAATCATAAATTTATAGTAAACTTTTAACATTCAGAAATGGCCAAAATAACTGAGAAACCTTTGTCTAGATATTTTGTATCTCTCTTTGATCAGCTTTTAATAAGTTGAAAATAACAGTTACACGAATTCAGTGAGGCTTTCTTTTCTCAGCAAGTTCCTGGACTTTCTGTTAGAAATAGTTTATTATGAGTGAATTTTCCTCTGAGTCACTGGGATGACTTCTTAAGCCTTCTTTTCCTGCTCTGGgagtgagtgaatgaatgaaaacagtGGTTCTGTTCAcatactgctgctgctggttctggtttcagTTCTCTGAAGCCTCAGTGACAGATTCCAAGCTGCCCGTCCCCCTTTCCCAACCTCTACTGGGTTGGCTGGTTAAATTGGCAAGGATTAGTGGGTGTGAGcattgcgtgtgtgtgtgtgtgcgtatgtgtgtctgGTTGCTCCTAGGGCGCATGCGAACTGAGGCCCAAAAGGGAAAGCCTTCATCAGAGATCTAAGCCAGCTGCACAGCTTCAACTGCAAGAAGAGAGTTGAACTGAAGGGATCTGCATGTAAACCCTTCTGCATGTACGCCACAGAGGCAGCCAGCTCTACAGACAGCAGATCAAACTTCTACAACTATGAGAAATGAATGATTCCAATCAGATTGATCCCTCAAGATTCTCAGGCCTTAAAGGGCACTTTCTGCCCTGAGAGGGGGCTTCTCAGGAGTACTGACCTCTGAGGTTAAGTGGAATCAGTCTGTGTGAAGGGCTGCGGAGAAGGGGAGGAGGGAGAAGTTTGTGGGAGGTGGGAGGCCACGGCGGGGCTCCTGCACTTCTCAAGAAGGAGACGAAGCAGTTGCCAGGAAGCAGCTTGAAAGGAGGAGATGGCCACGGGAGAAATCACAACACTTCCCGCTGTACCTGAGGACGGCGCCACTGGTGGCTTTCCTCCTGGGAGCTTCAAGGACCCCAAGAGACTGTACTGTAAAAACGGAGGCTTTTTTCTGAGGATTAAACCTGACGGGGGTGTGGATGGAATCCGGGAGAAAAGCGACCCTCACAGTAAGTATTTCCAGTctcattgtttttgctttgggCACTTCACAAAgcttctttaaattttttcatatgcaacagaaaatgaaaggagATAGAGACTCTTCCAGCTTATTGAGGTTAATTCTACATTTAATGTAGGAGAACCTAGGAGAAGCACAAAACCTCCAGATTAGTAAAcgttttttaaatgacaaagaatttgaatgaatgatgtttttagtttgtgttttcaccCTGCTGAGTCACTCACTGAAGGATTTACGTCACACAAGACAGCAAATGAAATCCATCTCTCTCAGAGCCATCAGGACGATCAGAAATTATAACAGATGCTTTATAGTGAGTCAGGTCAGCTTCTATGTACCTTTTTAAGTGAAAACATGTGTGTGCTTGTTTTGAATGAACAACCATTATGTCTATGAAGGCTTCCAGGTCACTGATTACTTGAAAGTATGTCCTCAACTTTCATTAGTGAGTAGGAGGGACTAGGGAGGACATGGACCtggacttttttcccctcctggGAAAACACATGCCTGGCAGAGTAGTTGAAGATAAAGGGCAACCTGTCAGCCATGAGAAGCTAAACAAATCGTTTGGACACTTGGTAATTGtttctaaaatgtctttaaGTACTTTAGTTCTTGCTGTTCTCCCTATGGACATTTCTTGGAGAATATTGctgttttataaagaaataaatcctcATTACATTGAGTATTGAGCTTTTTACTCAAATAGTCAACTGTGATTTTAGTTCCTTGCATCAATGCTCCTTTTGTCAAACCCTGACAGACCTGCCAGATGAAGCTGGAAACATAAGAGAACATGTGATCCACAAAATACTGCTTTCCTCATCCTAAAAACCTCGGACAGAGACGTCACCACAGACTATTTCCTGTATTTTACTCGCAAATGTTACACAGTTTTGACGCTGGTATCTGTCCTCCTTCAGGGCaggacatacagtatgttgtaaaaaaacaaacctacaGCAGCAAACCTTCTTATTTAGGCTAACACACCTCTTTGATCTGTGACTTGAAACATCCTACCATCTAACTAACTTCAGACAGATGCATTGAAAGGCTTACTGTGAGTTAATTTTAAGACAGATCCTGTAATTTATCTTATGAGGCCGCTGCTTCCTTTTTGGTGGCTTGCTACACATGGGTTCCTGCTGGTTAGATGAGCAGTCTCTATCCTAACAAACAAAAGGAAGTGGAGATGGTTTTCATCTGGTTTTGATGAAGCTGTCACATGGTCACCAGCGGTGCTTGGGTCCTCATTACCACCATTTTAATTTACATATGAAATGTCACACAGTGGTAGGCAGAACACAGAGGAAACCTGTTTGGCTTTAACGTAAcagttttttaacaaaatctcCATTATTGCAATTATAGGCATCCATGCTTAtaatattttgaagtttttgaaAAGCAGGAAAGAACTTGGACTTGAGACTAAAATGTCTCGAGGTTGAACCATACAGACATTCAGATTGCAGGATGTTGAGTtatgttatttctgtttgtagACTTTTGTTCTTTGCTTTTTAAGTTGAGGCATTGCATTTTCAGACAGTTATTGCCTCTGGTTTGGGATGTTGTGCAActgaaaggatttttttcttatatttttagTATGAGACAGTTGTTATGATGGGAGCAGTTGATTAGCCtctcaaaagttaaaaaaaatgcctgaAATTCCATACTAGTTTAAAAGGATGCTGCATGAATGGAGAGCAGAAtgaaagagaagagagaagGGAAAGTTCAAATCCTCTCTTCCATCAATCATATCGCGCAAGGTTCATATCCCGACTCCAATGTCTCTCTGCCTGGTTTTCTAACCATACGGCCAGACAGACATTTAAAGACGAGGAGTTCCAAAGCAAATGAAGTGGATTAGCAGTGTTTGCCAACAACAAATCTTGGACATGTTACTGTGTAATATTATCTCTGGTGATGATGGTCATACAGTGAGCCCTCCACACATCCTCTAGATCAGGTGTCTGCactctttacaaaacaaaaagcaatttttgctctcatgaaaaattacaaaaaaaatcctcaggaaaggatttttttgtaatttttaaagaacaaacatttctctttttaagttttaaaataaaggaaaacattgaaaatagaCAACAGACACTTTTTCTTATGGgattaaaaatcacatattttccTTGGAAATCTCGTCATCCTGGGCGCTCCCGTAAGCCGTTTTCAGTTCATCCCACACATTTTCTATTCGGAATAAAGGCTGAATAAGGTTAATTTTGTGTCTGGTGTaccatttctgtgttgatttaacGACAGATTTTATGGTTTCTGGCAGAGTCCACCGGAGTTTTATCCTAGTTACACTGATCATTCAAAGAGTTCATGATGGCATGCACtctactttacaaaaaaaagaaaaaaaaaggcacaccGCCTTTACAAAAGAAACAGGACCACAGCAATATAGATCCTCTACCAGCAACTGGTTGCCATAAATATCATCTCTTGACTTGGGAGACCCCAAGATACCAGTTAGCTTTGGACATTGTTTGTACCTTCCTTACTACAGAATAGTTTTCTCATCATGCCATAGAAAGACAAAAGGTTTTCCTGTTGTCTTTCCgcagtttacatttttaagaacaATTTTCTTAAACCGTTCTTgtaacttttcttgttttaaagagCAGCAATGAGACATCTCTCTCCATCATACTTGTATACCAGGGAATGAGCAAGTAATTGATTAGTATTCAAACATTTTAGGATGGTCTAATTAACTTTAAACATATACACTGACATTCAGTTAAACGTCTTTGTATGTTTTGGGTCCAAAATGTGACACTTATGGTATTAGAGACATTTtgataaaaccaaagaaatttgtttggtttgtttttcttctgaaaaacccaaacaatttttttatttttattttttttttttgcttaaacttaaaatatatatttattttaagtttaagcCCTTCTCGTATGCGTTTCAATCACAACTGCAGAAACAAACCAAATTCAGGTATTTAGAGGCAACCACAGGTTGCATTTGGTTGCATCACAAAATCACATCAAAGAGAATCTTCATCTTCAAGGTCTTGTGATTGGAtagttgtttttgatttttgactTTGTGATCATGTTTACTGCTGTGATGCCTCAGATATATCCGCCACATTATTTGTGTCTCTTGTGGCCAACATGGATAATCTTGAAGGAAATGGAGAGCATTCAGTTTGAATCTGAAGATGcacttttatattttccttcatTCAGTAAACAGATCGCTcattctctctctgtgtttaaaCATTCCACTGTGAATGTACAAGTGCTTTCTATTTactcaatttaaataaacttttatctTGGTCTGCAGTAAAGCTTCAGCTACAGGCAACCTCAGTGGGAGAGGTGATCATCAAAGGAGTTTGTGCAAACCGTTATCTGGCGATGAACAGAGATGGACGGCTGTTTGGAGTGGTGAGTGGCTATCTCTTTACAGATGTTATGTCTGTTTCATATAAAATTACTTTGTTATCTTGGtaatgtaattaaataattgaaaaatgtttttctatgaaGTCTAAACAGTTTGAGTTATTTAGTCTTGTAGTCCAAGTCACAGAGGTGTGATTACAAAAGGTAATCACACGTCATGGTTTAAAATGCCATAaaaatttttattcaatttagtGTTCCTTTCCACAGAGAGTAGACTGGGAAGGAAAAT
This Xiphophorus hellerii strain 12219 chromosome 23, Xiphophorus_hellerii-4.1, whole genome shotgun sequence DNA region includes the following protein-coding sequences:
- the bbs12 gene encoding chaperonin-containing T-complex member BBS12, with protein sequence MLEGVVINSRQHVGLQKLSALSGRIRSSVGPFKNYKFIQDESSGDSVLVCSCFRIIENLEPACTVGQLVYETVRAHHQQYRTGSGCLLFLAGAWSHTALDSLQRGISVQHIITAMSEGIDICLDVCKKFSVSFKDLTVMEKCTAAPGGTKKASTNVSKEMANFHDKCLSKSGQRKVKLSRHFCGTKSGMLSTVRHPDQPDMIVIAESLSHGCEKAMKLAVEAAQMLLKTNQQRISDPLFDISKMLTCLVSGLPEDCACVVEGCILLLSDEQAVVAHMVKQQPLKVALITGDLSQTYRHLGFKSLPGEQCVRENLDLSASSKEDEWVDKVVKLLLNLEVKLILTAGLVSQKVIQHCCRHQILVVEKVNSSVLKTIGSSTGAIPVNYATQLTESCVGDGVNVEIWRDLSSYERKSLTAVNISTGRNSGLVTVVVTSCVHGKLQALEDQFWACAYRLHHALKDGALLPGAGGTEVLCVHQLQKQAEHNRVKDSKTGSAANLYRGLVLQLMADGLIDYITAVMVNTGRCSAANARTIVSKQLTEFHRDEISTGKFLQLVSQSKREDAGFSAVKPDETPTLNIYDNLSVKQEAWRKALDLVFLVLQTDAEIITGTGQKNEGNLMLL
- the fgf2 gene encoding fibroblast growth factor 2 gives rise to the protein MATGEITTLPAVPEDGATGGFPPGSFKDPKRLYCKNGGFFLRIKPDGGVDGIREKSDPHIKLQLQATSVGEVIIKGVCANRYLAMNRDGRLFGVRRPTDECYFLERLESNNYNTYRSRKYPNMYVALKRTGQYKSGSKTGPGQKAILFLPMSAKC